In Pseudomonas fluorescens, one genomic interval encodes:
- a CDS encoding SMP-30/gluconolactonase/LRE family protein, protein MKRLLLLLVILVIAFLLLMPTKVQPVAWKPPAAPSLNEGVYAENQRLKAAKQVGPSDIDGPEALLLEGDYLITGLHDGRMIRTSLDGKERKVLSDTGGRPLGLARHPNGLLVIADGVKGLLSLDAQGQLIPLTTEANGLPFGFTDDVAIDKSGHYAYFSDASSRWGYGHDGEAIIEHGGDGRLLRYDFQTGKTSVLLDKLQFANGVTLGPDDAYVLVNETGAYRISRYWLTGPKAGTHDLFIDNLPGLPDNLAFNGSNRFWVALYAPRSALLDRTAGHPRVRKMIVRALTVLPKPVEKRGFVLGLDLEGKVIANLQDASSGNYSPITTAREYGDWLYLGSLKATHMARLPLADALK, encoded by the coding sequence ATGAAGCGCCTGCTGTTACTGCTGGTGATCCTCGTCATCGCGTTTCTGCTGCTGATGCCGACCAAGGTGCAGCCGGTGGCGTGGAAACCGCCAGCGGCGCCGTCACTGAACGAAGGGGTCTACGCGGAAAACCAGCGGCTCAAGGCCGCCAAACAGGTTGGCCCGAGCGACATCGACGGCCCCGAAGCACTGCTGCTGGAGGGCGATTACCTGATCACTGGCCTGCATGACGGGCGAATGATCCGCACCAGCCTCGATGGCAAGGAGCGCAAGGTGCTGAGCGACACTGGCGGCCGGCCGCTGGGCCTGGCGCGGCATCCCAACGGTTTGCTGGTGATTGCCGACGGGGTCAAGGGTCTGCTCTCGCTCGACGCCCAGGGTCAGTTGATTCCTCTGACCACCGAGGCCAATGGCCTGCCTTTCGGTTTTACCGACGACGTGGCGATCGACAAGTCCGGGCACTACGCCTATTTCAGCGATGCCAGCAGCCGTTGGGGTTACGGCCATGACGGTGAGGCGATCATTGAACATGGCGGTGACGGGCGCCTGCTGCGCTATGACTTTCAGACCGGCAAGACCAGCGTGCTGCTGGACAAACTGCAGTTTGCCAACGGCGTGACCCTCGGCCCGGATGACGCTTATGTGCTGGTCAACGAAACCGGCGCCTACCGCATCAGTCGTTACTGGCTGACGGGACCCAAGGCCGGTACCCATGACCTGTTCATCGACAACCTGCCCGGCCTGCCGGACAACCTCGCGTTCAATGGCAGCAACCGCTTCTGGGTCGCGCTGTACGCACCGCGCAGTGCCTTGCTCGATCGGACCGCCGGGCATCCGCGGGTGCGCAAGATGATCGTGCGCGCGCTGACGGTGCTGCCAAAACCGGTGGAGAAACGCGGATTTGTCCTGGGGCTGGATCTTGAGGGCAAGGTGATCGCCAATCTGCAGGACGCCAGCAGCGGCAATTACTCTCCGATCACCACAGCGCGCGAGTATGGAGACTGGTTGTATCTGGGGTCGCTGAAGGCTACGCACATGGCGCGGCTGCCGTTGGCTGATGCATTGAAGTGA